A segment of the Cololabis saira isolate AMF1-May2022 chromosome 3, fColSai1.1, whole genome shotgun sequence genome:
TCAGGGGGAGGGAGATTTTACCCACTGCACATTAATGCGCTGAGTCTGACTCCGGAGTAAAGatgtaaagaataaaatgttgaTACCCAAGTGCTGTGTTTCCTCCATCGCCTCAGGCCCCATCTCCAATGCATTTTACCAACAACTCAATTGTTGTCCTCTCTGTTGTTTCTCTTAAGTGTGTCCATGGAGAAAGCTTTCATTTTTCACCCATGAACACTGATTAGAGGGCCAGGTGTAAGGCAGGTGCAGCAGGTGCTTCTgggtatcaggttcttgtttcAAGCAGAGATGCACGAATAACACGCGTGCACATGTGTGTCTTTGAGCTCCTGTGTGGCGTAAGTGGATGCATCCACCTGATCACTGTCACAATGAATCACCTACAAGCAACACTTCTAACAATTGGAATAAAGTAAAGTGTGTGTTTATAGCTGTGTATTTAAGTAAATCCCGTGGTGCATGAAAGAAAGGACAGCTATTTTTATTGACAGAATGTGGATCCTCTAGTTCTATTAGctcctgcaggtgtttttttttttttttgtcagttgtTACCTGTGAGCAGTACGAGGGCGGCCAGGCAGGCAAAGGCAGAGGCGTCCAGATTTAGGCTCtggaggtgggtggagaagtcccgGATGGAGTCCAGCCACTCTCCGAACCCTCGAAGGCACTGGAACCTGTGCAGCACCGAGCCATTGCAGAACACCAGCTTATCCTCTGACAGCATGGACCtgaggaaggagagggggagagagggCAAAGGAGACGGGGGAGTTGTTAGCGCTCCATTCCAAAGAAACACTGTATTTTCCCTAATGTATTGTAAATATAGCTTGCGATACTGGGGCAAGGAAAcaattacaataaaaacaatgagaAAACCTGGCAGCATACAAACTCACACAAACATGGGACACACATCAAACACAGGCATGCAGCTGATtagggttgtttttttccaaattactgcattttaaAACATTCCTGTGTTTCCTTGTGGCAGGGCGGGGTGAAGGGTTAGGGCAGAGGGCTgctttatgtgtgtatgtgagagagagtgtgtgtttgCAGATAGGTAAACTATTATGGCTTTAATGTGCCCAGGCTGTGGTGTGCAGTGGAAACACAAAGCTTTAATGAGGAAATGAAAAGGCTTCTCAGATGTATTTAACCATCACTTACTCACGACACACAACATCCCACTTTTTTACCGTCCAGCGGAAAGGGAAGGGGAGCGAGCAATGAGGGATGCAGAGGGGAGTTAGTTCAAGAAGAAGGCAAAAGGGAGAGCCGAGAGCTGAGACAAGAGATGATGCAGGACAAAGAGAGACAGAGGAAAACAGATGACGGTGCAAGCAGAAAGGTACAGAAGAGGGGACTTGGGGAGAAGACGGGGAAGCCTTTAATTACACCCTTTGCAAACATTGGTTTAGGAGATACGAGGATACAATACTGTGCCATTTGTGTCTAATTATCTTTACTACAATTGAAAACAGATACCCCACCCACTGGCAGTCCAATACATGCGCAAAGATCCTTGCATATAATTCCCTAGTCAAACATGCATAAAAGAAGGATATTTTTCAACTCTTACATGTTATTAGGAACTAGACATTTATCTGTGGTTGCAAGGGACAGCATATGAACTTCACATGAAGTCATGAGGCATGACGAttctgttttttgtgttactgCATAAAGTGAAAGACGGGTCTGTTCTTTCACGGTAAACCTAACTAATTATTTAACACcatgaaataacacatgatACAAATAAATGAAAGGCAGCTGAAAAAGCATGTAATTTTTAAAGTAAATGAGAGCCAGGGATTGGGACATGATGTATAACTCAGTTATTTCCCGCCACATATTAccagtataatataataaacttGGTAACTTTATCCCCGCATACTGTGTCGTCTCTGCTAGGCTATGGTTTTAGTCTGATTGTACAATCATGAATCTACTTGATGTGAAAACTTTTtcataaagcatttgaaattgTCACCCCCCGTAAAAGCTGCAGAATTTCCATCAAGGTAGCCATGAAGTGAGTGTGCAGTcgtgatatatttttaaaaaatacatgtttttgggTGTAGAAGAACTGTCTTGCATTTCCGAAGCATTGATAGACAGaataaaaactgaacaaatTTAATCTGTTATTAAAAATACAGTGAGGAAATATgaaatacataaacataaaacgaaCTGCAGTCTCTATTTTTGTTTGCTGAAAAGTCTGCACTGTTGTAATGAAGTTAACATccttcttatatatatatatacccaacTGAATATTAATGTATTTCATAATACTACTTAACCCATCTTTGATTGAAGCACATGATCAAAACTACAGACTGCCTGGCAGACAAGCAACCAGGCAGATGCGAGTGCGCATACATaaacgcacaaacacgcacaaacacacacaaacacacaagcacAGCTGGATGTCTGCCACACATTCCACTCACCCCTGACTACGCTGTCACCACGGTAATCAGCCAATAACCACAGAAACTGTTTGGTAACGGGATGCTTAGAGCAATGTCGGCCCAGAAGAGGGAAGTAAATTTACTCTCCTCACACGAGcacgagcacacacacacaaacacacgcgcgcgcgcgcTTGCGTGGGGGTCTATAAGGCATCTTGGTTCAACACAGGGTCAAAGCAGGGCTGCGTCAGTGATGAGATGAGTGTGGACTGCATCCTTTGCTCTTACAGAAGATCCAGAAAGTACGACAATGCTGCGCTTGTGTGCATTTCCCCCCGTATGGCTGATGGGAACATgagttgtgtttgtgtgagtgtgtgtgtccttGATAGAGGAATCTATGAGTCCACCCTTTAGCGTGAttcagagccccccccccctgctggGACTGTGATGCCACCACCAATCCTCTACCCACCCTGCACCTGGACATACACTGGGAGGCGGAGAGAAAGTTTTACTTCGTCAGTGTGTGTGAGTAAGTGTGCGCGTCTGTCTGACTGTGTTGGTCTTCTGCCCTAGACGACGACGCGGACAAAAGGATGAGCTTGTCGTGCGATACCCCTCCTCCCCATAAATTTAACCAGCCACATGCCTTACAAGAGCACACCGGTAACCCGGGGTAATTCCAAAGCACAGATAGGCCAAGGCAGTCATAAAGGCACCGCAGGTATCCACGAGGGAGACACCCacatcctcacacacacacgcacacacacacatatactgcTGGATGCACAAAGTACACAACGTTTATTCTCTTTTCATTCCTGTCAGCTGAACTAAATATGTATTTCCTTCAATAAAAGCCCTTTTCAGTACTTCAGCTGACCAGCTTTTATGTGGCATTGATCCTGTCACTTCACAGTTTGCAATGTTAGCACAGTTTTATCCTGTGGAACACACACAGAGCTCTCCGTGCGTCAGATATCAGACGAGCGAAGCGGAACTTTGTGGGTGTAGCTGCTGTCATTGCTGCAGACTCCATTCATAATTTGGTTCATATGGCTATTACTCAGTTCCACTCCTCCTACTCTGGAAGTACACCAACACAGCAGCGCACAGTTTTGACTGCACATTTAATGTAACAGTAAGGATATTAAAACCCTCTCTCCCGTCCTTTGGGATGCCAAAGAAAACTAATTTGCGGAAAACTGAGATTCTCAAGAAGAAGTGATTTTAAAAAAACTTAAGAAGGAGGCATAAAAGCTGCAATCTGCACAAGTTTAAACTGGGAATGTTAAAAACAGCCTGTCTTTAATCTCCTTACCTGTGAGCCAGTCGCAGGACAAACAGCTCCAGGAAGGCAGAGTCTATGAGCAGGTTCTGATCATCACGCTGAAGTTCAGAGAAGCCGGGCAGGTGGTCGGCCCAGCACCGCGTGGAATCCATCGAGATGGTGAGCAGCCTGTAGAAGAGCTGGATGTGCTCTGCGTCTGAGGTGGCAGATGGAGGGTCAGCGGCACTAAACTGTACCAAACAAATAGAGGAGGGATATAagagacatttaaaaatgaaacacatgTTGTAATATTTCACAACAGACAAATGCATTTCTCAAACTGAAATGAAGTGTAAGTGGGGGTGGAGTTACCTGGCTGTAATCAAGGTCTCGTGGTGTGCAGTGGGAATAAGCCCTGAGCAGAGCGGAGAGCAGGCTGAGGGGTGGGGAGGGTGGAGATGCCTCTGACTGCAGGGGGCTTTTTGGTTTTGAGGGCAGACGGCCTCGGCGCCCCTTCAGGCTATCAGTACGAACCACTGTGAAGCAGAGAAAGACAGACCATAAGCCTGGATGAGGATGAGCTTTTGCTCTTAATTGTGGTAATATCAACACTGCAAGCGCAATGGCATTCTGCTCTCCAACACATTACATCTCCACAAGCGCTCTCCATCATCAAACACAGGAGGGTTCAAACCAGCAGATGGCAGTGGAGCTGCTCTCCGGCCACATGCACTAATGTGACAGGAATACATATGTGTGCTACAGATTTGTTTTGCATGTATGTGCTGTGTGAATGTGGGTGGGGTATTACAGGATGTGTGAAACAGGTGAGAAACCTCAGGGAAACAATGGCAGGATGAGTGTTACTCTGAGGTACACACCAGCAAAGCATCTCTGCTGCAGCCAGtcagcatatcagacatgacacaaaTGGAAGGATGAAAGAGTGATAATCTGTTCTTTTGATGGTCAGTTTGACTCTGTGTGTCTTTTACATGACTGTGGATTAGTTTTAATGCAGTGTCTCCCACTTTCCTCCTTCACCGGACAGAAGACAGGTTAGTGCATGGATGCGTGTGGTGCtacccagaggtggacagagtactcgaccccagtacaaatactactggtcaaaatttactctgttacaagtaaaagtagctcagtcaaaatattactcgagtaagaaagtacttgcttttaaagttacttaagtatccaaaagtaaatgcttttaaatttactttaagtaaaagtaagagtaagaataagagtaaatttcttattttccacatcagtaaattactatattttttctaaattaattgttgcggctctgtcttgacaaacgcaggctactttggcggtatcgttttgaggaggcttgacgtatttccgctttacgtacatcccagtggagagcgggcactgtgataggtctcctcctttgacaaaaacagcttgtgtccaataggattttagggaagaagaaaaaagagcagacctgaaagtaacgagtacttttcagccttcctagaaatgtactcgagtaaaagtaaaaatatttgtcttggaaatgtattcaagtaagagtaatacgtaccaaagaaatctaataggctactcaagtaaagtacaaatcctctggatatgtacttaagtacagtactcaagtaaatttactccgttactgtccaccactggtgcTACCAAACTCCAAGTCATGAATGACTGACTAAACAGTGCTGGCAGGGACAGATCTGATGGTGTGGGGGGGTTGGGTCTCTTACCTTCCTTCACCATGCCCACACTCAGACACTTCTGAAAGCGGCAGTACTGGCAGCGGTTGCGTCTCCTCTTGTCCACGGGACAGTTCTTGCTGGCCAGACACACATACTTGGCGTTTTTCTGCACCGTGCGCTGCGGAGAAAAGAAACATACCGATAATCAGCCTCCAAACACCATCGACACCTaatatttgatttgtttaattcaattttccCCCTGTCAAAGAGGGAAAGCAGAAGCTCGCAGGTCAGATTTTAATTACGCGCTGAAAGGCTACGGTGACATCAGTATAATTAGATAAAATTAATTTCCCAACAAGCCTCGCCTGCAGGAGGGACAATTTTATTAGCGCCGGAGCTGACAATGGGGATGGAGCGTGGCGTGCCGAGCCGGGTCCCGCGGGACGGGGGTGGGAGGCTGGgtggggggccggggggggtctggggggcCGTAAGAGCTGCTGATCAGATTGTTTGTGAAGCTGCGGGTCAGCTCCGGCTCCTCCGGGGCCTCCGCATCGCGCCTCTCTCAATGGGCCCCGCGGGAGCGGTTTTCTCCTCGGCTGGCTCGCTGCGATTATTACTGACCTTATTAAAATGAAATCAGAAACGGGCCGCGTGGGGGCCCGGCGAGCTCACCGCGTGGAcgaaaagacaatgaaaaactGAAATGACGGTGGGTGCCTGTGTGAGCCCAAGCGCACgtctcaagcctgaattatggttccgcgttaaatcgacgcagaacctacgccgtagggtacgccgtaggctctgcgttggtgtaacgcggaaccataaatcagccttcagtcccGTTGGTCGGACAGGACGTTGCGCAAAGTGCAGTGTGAGCTGATCTGCAGGACAAGTGTTGAACCTTATTGACTTTTGCCTCATTTAGTAGCTATTAGCCTATAGTGAAATGTGAGAATGAACGATTAGTCAATTAATTGACTGTTTTAATAAAGAAACTACACAACTATTTTAGTTATGTAGTAAGTTGCCTCCAGGGACATCTTTACAGCGTCACAATTGTCCAAAACACCAGAGCGCAcctcatttctcattttttcacacaattatatgTCCTTCGTTTTTATGCTGGGCCTCACACAGCTTTAAACTTCAATTGTATTTCAAATATGTGAGAACTGGTCTCACTTAATGCTTTTAAATCGCTCCTGACAGATCTTGAGATGTCCAATTCTGCCTGCAAATGCTATGAGTAATGtcaacagtgttttgttttgttatgtgtCGTGTCATATGTCATGTTACTGtgttgctgcctgtcttggccaggaccctcttgtaaaagagatttttaatctcaacgagTTTTTCTTTCggtgaaataaaggttaaataaaaaaataaataaaaaaaatgtgcgcaTCGTTCATTTGTTTTGACAAAATCTACCCAATGGCAAACCGATAGACTTTAATTTATCATCAATTAAAACAATACCCTAAACACTGTTGCCCACTATGTCCACTAGCAATTCCTCCTCCAGCAAGCGTTTTCAGGATTACATTTTACCCTcgacacacacattcatacacacacacgcgcacacacaagCAGACTCTCAAGGTGAAAATAATTACAATTACCGCCATTCGCTAACTGTTTTATAACAATTTATAAGCTGTCCAGCTGTGACTCCAGCAGTCCACTCAGACAGTACCAGAACAAACTCTAAACTAAACGAACGCAACGCACGGAAAGTGCCGCGgtcttccctttttcttttacacccctaaaacacatcaaaaacaGATAAATCCAATTAGAAACCCCTCTCGCCACACATGCCCGTGCCCCCGGGAGACCAATAACACACCAATTATTCTATATGCTCCAACGACACTGCGGAACTGACGCGTAATAGGCGCCGGTGCCGGATGAGAGTGGTTGCCATGGCAGCGCTGATCGCTGTGAACGTCTCCCTCTCATCGCCTCGATGGCCAGTGACCCGTGCGTGCGAGGATAAGTTAGTTAGGGCCATTAATGTGGTCGAGGGAGAGTAGCATCCGTGTAGTGAGAGTCGGAGCAGCAAATGCGTGCATGTGGGGCTGAATGACGCATGAAGCCTCCACATGCCAGCAGGTATTTACACCTTTGCAGCTCCGCCGCATGGTCAGCACAACGTTTGAGAGCACTTGTGCGATCTCTGATGTAAATCTCCACCAGGAAAGCAAATTAATATTCCGTAGTCCCATGCCAGTCCTGTGATCTGGCTCCAAGAAGCTCCAAGAAGCTTAGTTAGATTTACGGGAGAAAGTGGCGTATAAGCTTAGTTAAGTGTGGTGGTTGATTGAGGACAAATGTTTCCTCTTCGGTGACCCCATGAATTAATTTATAAGATAGCTGCTTCCAAGAAAAGCCAAAGTTTTCATTGATCAATTAAGGTTGAGATAAATTAAGCTCTCGTGAGGGAGCGCTGGTCTGTCGCCActattgtgtgcgtgtgtgtgtgtgtgtgtgtgcgtgtgtgtgtgtgtgtgtgtgtgtgtgtgtgtgtgtgtgtgtgtgtgtgtgtgtgtgtgtgtgtgtgtgtgtgtgtgtgtgtgtgtgtgtgtgtggtgtgtagtggggcgggggggggggggggtattggTCCCAGCAGAGTTCCTATAGAGCCAACAACCCTGATTGTCACTGCACTGCATAAATGTGCTGGtgtaaacacaaaaatacacacATCAAGTCTTATCTGTACTATTACCAGACTGTTTTTCCTTCTGCTGTAGATTCTGTCCTAGAGCtcatgtgtggatgcaaatgatTTTATCAAATGTAGTTAATTGAGTCTCACCTGCACTGTGATATCCTCACAATTATTCCCAATTTAACTAAAATCCATTTAAaatttgcttttaatttgacaCTGAAATTTTGTGACCTGTAAAATCTGTGCAGGCACAAACATAATTTGGCTGAATGGAGTTCAGTTAAAAgttgaggaccaggattgaggaATGAGTTAAGTGCACTAAAATCATTTTCACAAATGAGCACACACGCTAACTGAGGCACACATGCTGTGGGTGTTGTGGGGGCTGGATGCAGGCATGCAGGGGCAGATTCGTCACATGtttggcttaaattaaaggcctTTAGGGACTTTTTGCCCCCTTCACCCTAAATCTCATTTCATCTTCTGCTTCAGTCCCATCTTTCTGTCCCTATAAAGATGATGGTTTGATTTGAAGTGAAAAACAATGTGAGCTACTTCCGCTGTCTTAATTGTTATCCTTTAAAGGGCTAAGCCATTCACATATACAAATATAACCTACCTCTGTGCTTGTTATCAACTTAAATTTctcatttatacattttaagaTATATCCAGCTTGCTTTGCAGTTGCCAGGTCAAATGTGTTTTACAAGCAATGGAAAACAAAAATTGTGCGCAGTGAACTGAGTGGAcctgtatttctggtaaaagcACAGCAAAAGGAGTTCACTGGTTTGATGAGTGTTTGCATAAACACAGATAATTTTAATGTTCCTTTTGTTTCCAGCATAATGTATTATAAAAAGAGCTGAGGTAAGTTCTAATTTTAAAAATTCAAATTCTGATAGAGCCAGGTCATTAATGGAAACCAGTGAATAGCACACATTATTcagtcaaaaaaaataaaaacaggaaacactACTTGGTTAAGAGGTAAAATGAATTCCCAGGGAAATGTgctttaaattgaattaatgaaACAACTACAATTCAAAACAAACCTGCACTATGGTTTTAATGTGTAATAAGTATTCattgataattaaatataatcTGGAAAGTACCTTCATGGGACAGTAAAGCCATCACCATAATGGAGGTAATGTGCTTGAGATTACATGAAAAATAACTGGTGTGTAAATGGGTTTGGtttctgctgctgcatcctggatTATCCgtgaaacagaaaacagaaaaaaacagaaaaatctgTACATGTATGTTTTTCTATACATGTGGTTGCATGCATATGTTATGTGTGCACAGTTgcatctgcagtgtctgtagagGAAACATAGTGAGGCTTGACAGGCTTTGTGGCTGCTGAGTGCTGCAGCAATCAGACAGCCTGCAGCCTGCTGCCACCAGACGCTGCTttcattaattattaaataaaaacaaattgtgAAACTAATTGAAACGAAGGATAATTCATTTCCACCGACCAGAGGCATTATTCAATTACCTCTGTGTGTGCACCCTTTGTCTTTCTGTCACTTAATTTTAATTCTCTTGTCTCAAGCAACCAATAGAAAGCTCAACAAGTGTGCTGGAAAATGTTATAATTCAAAAACTGCGTGCATAGAAATGACTTCACTGTCGTTTAATGTGGGTTCACCGTAACTTCAAGTGCTGTACCACTAAGcttcatatatacatacagcTGTATAATTTCTTGCACGTGTCAGAAAATCCTCTTTGAAAGTTTCTCGTATTTTATGACTTGCATAAGGAAAACCAAAAATAAGTGTGACTAAAAACTGGCTCTTACTGATGTCAAACAATCTGTTCTGTGTGTTAGCGCATGTGCGGCAGCACGGGATGTGAGCCGTCAAGTTGAGACGTATTGGACTGATTCATTTGATGAGCCAAATTTCAGCCTGACTCATATCGTCCCCAGCATCATGTCAGTGAATTGTGGTCAATATCGTGGCCACTGATTCTGACTCCAACCATACAAAAGGGACACTTTGATTTCAAGAAAGGAACTCTTTTCCACTGCACTTTATGTCTGAGTGGCTGAGCAGCAAAGTGTGGTTGCCTGAGGAAGAATATATGTTTTTATCATCCTGGCACTCCCACGTAACACAATCGTGCAGGCAGTGCACAAATTTTGCCCACTTGGTTGCTGGGAGAGACGACCCTTGTGGGTGTGTCATGCTTTCACTTTGACACTGAAAatcatttagagaaaaaaggtgGAGAGTGGAAGAAAATCAGTTTGCAAAGAGAGGCTGGGTTAATAATGTGAGAGTGTCTGTCTTTGGTTGCCAAAgaggtacaaaaaaaaacagtggatatttaaagtagTGAAAGCAAAAATGACTCTTAGCTATAGTCTTGAAGAGTTTTTACCTTGAAGAAACCCTTGCAGCCCTCACAGGTGCGTACGCCGTAGTGCTGGCAGGCTGCGTTGTCCCCACACACAGCACAGGTGCCCTCTCCTTGGTTGCCACGATGGGGTGGTGAGGGCAAGCTATCCCCTAGTAGAGGGCCGCAGGGCCCAAGAGCCAGAGAGCGAAAGgcgaggctgctgcccccaggCCCTCGGGGCAGCTGGTACATGGGCTGTTCCAGGGGTGGGCCGTGAGGGTGGGACAccgatgatgatgaggaggaggaagaagaagaggttcGAACCAGTCCTCCCAGGCTCTCATAGCCGCCGACGCTGCCACCACTGTGGGGTGGCGAGTGCTGGTAGAAATGTGGAAAGCGAGGGGACTTGAGGGGGCCCGTGTCTAGGCCAGAGCCCAGAGAATGAGGGTGGGACGGAGGAGCCAGGGGGTGGTCCTCCCACAGGAAGGAGGTGCCAGGTTGTGGCGGCAGAGAAGGGGTGGTGGGAGTGGAAGGGGGAGACTGTTTAAAGTACATGCTGGAGGAGGACATGGCCTCCAGTGGTGGGGCAGTTGGGtagctctcctcctcctttttgaTGGTGGGTCTGTGTGGGGGCATCTGGTAAAGGCAGGAGGACTTGGGCT
Coding sequences within it:
- the nr4a3 gene encoding nuclear receptor subfamily 4 group A member 3 isoform X3, whose amino-acid sequence is MSKRTQLLEQLQFVQLKCTPRDMPCVQAQYGPAPPGSAYSGQSFSYQGDSYSSDLMTPDYTKLDLGGGEISAAATTSLPSFNVFVEGSYEPKSSCLYQMPPHRPTIKKEEESYPTAPPLEAMSSSSMYFKQSPPSTPTTPSLPPQPGTSFLWEDHPLAPPSHPHSLGSGLDTGPLKSPRFPHFYQHSPPHSGGSVGGYESLGGLVRTSSSSSSSSSSVSHPHGPPLEQPMYQLPRGPGGSSLAFRSLALGPCGPLLGDSLPSPPHRGNQGEGTCAVCGDNAACQHYGVRTCEGCKGFFKRTVQKNAKYVCLASKNCPVDKRRRNRCQYCRFQKCLSVGMVKEVVRTDSLKGRRGRLPSKPKSPLQSEASPPSPPLSLLSALLRAYSHCTPRDLDYSQFSAADPPSATSDAEHIQLFYRLLTISMDSTRCWADHLPGFSELQRDDQNLLIDSAFLELFVLRLAHRSMLSEDKLVFCNGSVLHRFQCLRGFGEWLDSIRDFSTHLQSLNLDASAFACLAALVLLTEQVPGLKDSKRVEELQNKVICCLRDHLGSCPSSSSSSKALPPLSRVLSLRAELRSQRTQGLQRIFYLKLEDLVPPPPLIDRFLDTLPY
- the nr4a3 gene encoding nuclear receptor subfamily 4 group A member 3 isoform X1; amino-acid sequence: MNLEQTNAVAIRGTKIDGPGALSYAPLIRVLTFVGSEERAQQSSEPRRPDPSCEQPAEPCPLQQHCPGRSHDTPGPRTPSTIQREALSPDMPCVQAQYGPAPPGSAYSGQSFSYQGDSYSSDLMTPDYTKLDLGGGEISAAATTSLPSFNVFVEGSYEPKSSCLYQMPPHRPTIKKEEESYPTAPPLEAMSSSSMYFKQSPPSTPTTPSLPPQPGTSFLWEDHPLAPPSHPHSLGSGLDTGPLKSPRFPHFYQHSPPHSGGSVGGYESLGGLVRTSSSSSSSSSSVSHPHGPPLEQPMYQLPRGPGGSSLAFRSLALGPCGPLLGDSLPSPPHRGNQGEGTCAVCGDNAACQHYGVRTCEGCKGFFKRTVQKNAKYVCLASKNCPVDKRRRNRCQYCRFQKCLSVGMVKEVVRTDSLKGRRGRLPSKPKSPLQSEASPPSPPLSLLSALLRAYSHCTPRDLDYSQFSAADPPSATSDAEHIQLFYRLLTISMDSTRCWADHLPGFSELQRDDQNLLIDSAFLELFVLRLAHRSMLSEDKLVFCNGSVLHRFQCLRGFGEWLDSIRDFSTHLQSLNLDASAFACLAALVLLTEQVPGLKDSKRVEELQNKVICCLRDHLGSCPSSSSSSKALPPLSRVLSLRAELRSQRTQGLQRIFYLKLEDLVPPPPLIDRFLDTLPY
- the nr4a3 gene encoding nuclear receptor subfamily 4 group A member 3 isoform X2; its protein translation is MPCVQAQYGPAPPGSAYSGQSFSYQGDSYSSDLMTPDYTKLDLGGGEISAAATTSLPSFNVFVEGSYEPKSSCLYQMPPHRPTIKKEEESYPTAPPLEAMSSSSMYFKQSPPSTPTTPSLPPQPGTSFLWEDHPLAPPSHPHSLGSGLDTGPLKSPRFPHFYQHSPPHSGGSVGGYESLGGLVRTSSSSSSSSSSVSHPHGPPLEQPMYQLPRGPGGSSLAFRSLALGPCGPLLGDSLPSPPHRGNQGEGTCAVCGDNAACQHYGVRTCEGCKGFFKRTVQKNAKYVCLASKNCPVDKRRRNRCQYCRFQKCLSVGMVKEVVRTDSLKGRRGRLPSKPKSPLQSEASPPSPPLSLLSALLRAYSHCTPRDLDYSQFSAADPPSATSDAEHIQLFYRLLTISMDSTRCWADHLPGFSELQRDDQNLLIDSAFLELFVLRLAHRSMLSEDKLVFCNGSVLHRFQCLRGFGEWLDSIRDFSTHLQSLNLDASAFACLAALVLLTEQVPGLKDSKRVEELQNKVICCLRDHLGSCPSSSSSSKALPPLSRVLSLRAELRSQRTQGLQRIFYLKLEDLVPPPPLIDRFLDTLPY